The Corythoichthys intestinalis isolate RoL2023-P3 chromosome 1, ASM3026506v1, whole genome shotgun sequence genomic interval TCGCGAGGGAActttaaaaatacacacaataAGACACACTGGGAAGGATCCATTCGTCTGCGCTCTTTGCAATAAAGGATTTAGTGCGAAGAAACAATTAACaagacacgcacgcacacacaaagaGGAAAACTGTTTTctctgcacattttgtggtgAAAGATTCACCCACGAGAAAACTTTCAAAATACACAGAAGACGACACACTggaaaaaagccttttgtctgccttCTTTGCGAGAAAGGATTTTGTGCAAAGGATGAATTAACAAGACACATGCTTACACACACAGTGGGAAAGCCTTTTGgctgcacattttgtggtaatAGATTCACCCACGAGAAATCTTTAAAAAGACACGCAataagacacactggagagaagccttttgtctgctttCTTTGCGATAAACGATTTTGTGAAAAGGGAGAATTAACAAGACACACGCTTATCCACACAGCGGAAAAGCCTTTTCCCTGCACATTTTGTGATGAAAGATTCACCCATGAGGGATATTTAAAGatgcacacaagaacacacaccggagacgagccttttgtctgctctaTTTGCCATAAAAAATTTTGTAGCATGGAGGTCTTAACAAAACACAAGACAACACACATAGGGAAAAAGCTTTAtgtctgcacattttgtggcaaaagatTCACTAAGCAGGGAGCTTGCAGGGAACACACAAgaatacacactggagagaagcctttcgtctgCTCTTTTTGCAATAAAAGATTTTGTTGGAGGCAAGCGTTAACAGCACACGCTAGactacacactggagaaaagccttttgtttgcacattttgtggtaaaagattcagccAGAATACATCTTATCGTCTGCAcaaaagaacacacactggagagaagcctttcgtctgctctctctgcgataaaagatttattACGAAGCAAGCGTTAACAACACACACTAGAACACACaccggagaaaagccttttgtctgcacaatttgtggtaaaAGCTTCGCCCAGCAGGGACAATTAACGGCGCACATCAGAGGGAAGCCTTTTGACTGCTCTCTTTGCCAAAAAAGATTTTGTACGAAGCGTGATTTAACAAGACACGCGCATACACACCAGGTGGAAGGGTCACCCGAAAGCAAGAATTAAACGattacacaagaacacacaccaaGGAGAAACCTTTCACTGGCACCGTGTGGTGTAAAAACCGCCTCAggaagggaaccacggacaacttgtagttcttgaagataaatgtgagtatgagttataattagggctgtcaaacgattaacatttttaattgagttaatcacagcttaaaaatgaattaatcgtaagtaATCGCAATTacgaccatctctaaaatataccatatttttccataaattattgttggaaataaaacacaagacggatgtatacattcaacatactgtgcaaatgtactgtatttgtttattaaatagGAGAGTCAGTTACATTCAttaacttttcggccaccggggggcagacaacaataacgtaAGGATTGCGTAAAAGGATTTAttcaacacatacaaaaaaaaaacacgtgattGCCATGAGGGAGACACAATAAGGGTCTGTGACAGTAGGTTGGGATAAATTAAccgtttaaggtctgggcctattttgtctgattttgcatgcctttgaagttgcctttatatttcaaagaaagaatggtttatgatggcctggtttggtccctttttttgtgacaccttgaacttcatgtccaaacttgtttccttcactgaccaattataaatcatcattttgggcccaaaaagaccaaaaattccaaaatcgttttgtcaaaatttttaatattgatgtccaattgacaaccaaacatgcgtaacgaaccgttttgaaactttgtaatatttattcaacatgttaggatgaacattcaaccaaaaaaatttagaaaaaatagtcttatatttgacaattcaacataaacaacaggtgtagccataggcgttttttgcctttatacatgctctagtcaaaacaggttatatacagcagaccaaacagtgaagaacagtgaaaaaatatataccatctaacacaaaaagtgtttagaggccatctctttatgagtttaggtattgcggcccatcacctgatgaaaactatgtacacacaatcaagcttcttgaacacacatttatatacacaaattgagaagactgattgtggtaaaaaaaatatatatataacattggggggaaaaaagtattttcaaaaatatttacaataaacaagttaattttttttcaggcatgccactccgaaaagcagtttcgtcctggaattagacacggggctacatcacacagctcaaacttccatggggtgtcggtcctctttccacccttccattttcatttcactttactttcattgtcactataaatgtacatgaaaaaagtcagtatttatggaaataataaagtataaaataaaaatatatacagcaataaataataatggaaatctatatgtatgacaatagaaagaataccatagctgaatatgtgctacatccctaatcttcatatagaaagaacaccacaaatgataaattcctgcctgggatacccacagtgcacgtacgactttgatctgctatgcacattttattattatatacacaaacacacacttatattgcatcaaaattaactttgtcttgcaatatcaaaagaaactttcaaaagaaactttttcagcataaaaaaaaaagagtgagttggcttacctctgctcgtcgatggcgtcacccacgtattCAAAtcagtcactatcttcactcgaggactcttccgaagaagacgatgatgacgaatttggaccatcctcttcctcaagttgatcaaaaagcacaattgcttgcgctaaatttagttttccgttcattgtcaaagtcacacaaagtcgctgctcgatccaaacggccatcgctcgccacctcgctgcttcagaacactcctccctctcgttcggtagaacctcgcacggcagttatatttattaaaaaaaaaaaaaaaaaaacgcattttgtgcttccactgtgactttgaaagggttcgtttgatttgtttttttcatagagcttctgttttgaaaaaggacaagaaatgatggaaatatagacgtaAAcagatgatccatgcagcgttttaatgtttttttgagaggacaataaaacttaaatgacaatatctcacgttctagt includes:
- the LOC130921365 gene encoding gastrula zinc finger protein XlCGF58.1-like isoform X1, translated to MMRRGNPGHDEQLKNKENEDITVEDLLLEKHDPPDVKQDKSDMLSIKQEAEPVTPSIKEEQQEEEIPKFPMTVRVKSDEDEGPSEESRAAKLASGSLFRHLPSKDITVDLHPEKPDPPDVKQEESDMPSIKQGAEPVIPSIKEEEQEDEIPKFPMTVSVKSDEDEGPSEARRAAKLASSSLFQHLPTKAITVDLHPEKPNPPDVEQEELDMPPIKQEAEALTPSIEEQEDEIPEFPMTVIVKSDEDEGPSGESGAVKLASSSLFQHLPTKGEGRSQPDDLLAPLSDNDDLKSNSSDINADEKDVGFEQNASKSLSKPSLRRNAKERAGGKPFSCSHCDKTFTTKEYLMKHMYTHTGGKPFLCTFCGKRFTREGTLKIHTIRHTGKDPFVCALCNKGFSAKKQLTRHARTHKEENCFLCTFCGERFTHEKTFKIHRRRHTGKKPFVCLLCEKGFCAKDELTRHMLTHTVGKPFGCTFCGNRFTHEKSLKRHAIRHTGEKPFVCFLCDKRFCEKGELTRHTLIHTAEKPFPCTFCDERFTHEGYLKMHTRTHTGDEPFVCSICHKKFCSMEVLTKHKTTHIGKKLYVCTFCGKRFTKQGACREHTRIHTGEKPFVCSFCNKRFCWRQALTAHARLHTGEKPFVCTFCGKRFSQNTSYRLHKRTHTGEKPFVCSLCDKRFITKQALTTHTRTHTGEKPFVCTICGKSFAQQGQLTAHIRGKPFDCSLCQKRFCTKRDLTRHAHTHQVEGSPESKN